TGAAAAAGTGCGCACCTGGTTCAGACAGCTATTTCGCTTTGCCATGGTCAAGTTTGAAGGGATAGAAAGTAATCCTGCATCCGACCTAGTGGCTGTTGCTATTCCCAAACCGCCAGTGGCCAATAATCCCTTTTTGCGATTGCCTGAAATGCCCGAGTTATTACGTAGGCTGCGTCACTTTAGTGGCAGAACAACCACACAGCTCGGTATTCGGTTACTGTTGTTAACGGGAGTACGAACCGGCGAGTTGCGCCAGGCGACCCCTGATCAGTTTGATTTGGATCAGGGGCTGTGGATTATTCCGCCCGAGGCGGTCAAGCAGCTTCAAAATGACATGCGCAAGAAGAAGAGACGGCCCAAGGATATCCCTCCCTACATCGTACCTCTTTCTGTACAGGCGATTGAGATCGTTCGCTATCTACTCGAGCAGGTCAAACCTGCACAGAAAAATTTGCTTGCACACTGCAGCGATTTGAAAAAATGTATCAGCGAGAACACGCTGAACGCGGCCTTGATCCGCATGGGCTACAAGAACCTCCTTACCGGTCACGGTATCCGTGGCACCCTTTCAACAGCACTCAACGAGATCGGCTACCTCAAGACATGGGTTGATGCCCAGCTCTCGCATGCAGATCCCAATAAAGTCAGTGCTACCTATAATCACGCCCTGTATGTAGAGCCACGCCGTAAAATGATGCAGGATTGGGCTGATCGGCTTGATCTGCTGGAGCGGGGAAAAGTACAGGCGGCCAGCAGGCATCTGACCATCCGTATTGAGGGAATGCCACTGAGGGATGACTCTGTAGAGCAGGGGGAACGGTATTCAGACCAGACTCCTCTATCTTCAGAAGTGGACGCCGTTGGTGGCCATCTACCAGCCGTCCCAGTTCAGAATAGGACAGCTGTAGCTAGGGAGGCGAAGGTTTCAGGTATCCAAAACGAGCGACTGGAAATGCTTCAGGCCTATGAAGAACCGCATAACCTGCAAATCGTTCAGTTTGCCAAGCTGGCGGGCAAATCTCGGGATCAGATAAATCGTGAAATCAAGGCTGGAAAGCTGCTCACTTTGAAGGTGGGTAATCGCGGTCAGCGAATTCCTGATTGGCAACTAGATCCCGTAAAACTCAGGCTGACACAGGCAGCAATGGTGAAAGGGCGTGGTGATGCTCATTCTTGGCATCTCTATCGCGTCCTACTGCAGCCGTATGAGCAGTTGCGGGGGAAGTCACCGGTGGAAGCCGTCTTCGCCAATAATATCCATAAGGTGACTAGCGTGGTTCAGGATGCGCTTAGATGACTGTTTTCTTCTTGTCGTAACGGATGATGTGCTTCTATAAAGTTACCGGCCTGTCACGCCGGGGGTAGCGGGTTCGAGTACCGTCCACTGCGCCATATAATTCAAGGGTTTGCAGCGTATTCGCTGTGAACCCTTTTTTATTTTCGGCGCCTGTGTCCTACTGGTGTCCTAAAAATCAAGCTCTAGAATGTTGCGTTAGATCCGACGAGCGGTTGGTTTTGAGATAGCTAACGAGGCCGGATGGGTGCTCCGATACTCTTGAATGATGAGGTCGCTCTGTTGACGAGCTTTCGGATGATTTTTGCTGGTGCAGGGAGGGCTTTGCCGACGTGGTCGCGAGTCCGGGCATTGACTTGCATACACGTGAAATTCTCACCGTAAGCCGGGAAGAAATCACGGAATCCTGCTTCAGATTAAAAATATGAAACATTAATTGGCCGAATAGTTTCTACACCCAGATTGCAGGATGCCATTAGCGCCGATTGAATAGATTGGGCTCAATGCTGCCGCAAGCTACTGTTCGAAGTTGCGTAGCGGCAGCGCTTTTCTCAGCTTGTTGTCTCTTCCGGTGTGTGGAACAAAGCACCAAGACGGTTCATGGTTTCCATCGCCGTCTCTACATGAGGTTCAGCTCGGTACCTGCAGTAGCCTGCGGTACTCATCGATTTCAGTTTGCGCCCGCGCTCATATGCGATGCTTAGATGCACATCATTCGCTAGACTCTCAAACTCCTCAGTGGGAACCAATTTGTGCTTATTGTTTAGGTTTCGTAACGTATCTTTAACGTCTATAGTGAGTCCGGTGTCTTGGACGGTTATCATATCCAAGGCGATTTTTTTGAGCGCGCTGTCGAGAAACGCACCTTTCAAATTTTTCACTTTTTCATTCTCCGCGAGGTTCAGTGGTTTGTTGTGCTCAAGCATTACCCGTGCGCTCAAGCGCTGGCGACTACGAGCT
Above is a genomic segment from Halopseudomonas litoralis containing:
- a CDS encoding tyrosine-type recombinase/integrase; this translates as MALSDLTIRQARTTGKDYTLPDFDGLSLAVSAVGGKSWHFRYYWASKQKRMSLGRYPDVSLREARSLRDDARALVAKGINPKTDQKLKLQNTILAEKNSFKAVYLMWFAHRKLELKEGRQSTLSQIRRIFVKDILPRLGTISIFDIRRSHLLDVLARIERRRAFSVAEKVRTWFRQLFRFAMVKFEGIESNPASDLVAVAIPKPPVANNPFLRLPEMPELLRRLRHFSGRTTTQLGIRLLLLTGVRTGELRQATPDQFDLDQGLWIIPPEAVKQLQNDMRKKKRRPKDIPPYIVPLSVQAIEIVRYLLEQVKPAQKNLLAHCSDLKKCISENTLNAALIRMGYKNLLTGHGIRGTLSTALNEIGYLKTWVDAQLSHADPNKVSATYNHALYVEPRRKMMQDWADRLDLLERGKVQAASRHLTIRIEGMPLRDDSVEQGERYSDQTPLSSEVDAVGGHLPAVPVQNRTAVAREAKVSGIQNERLEMLQAYEEPHNLQIVQFAKLAGKSRDQINREIKAGKLLTLKVGNRGQRIPDWQLDPVKLRLTQAAMVKGRGDAHSWHLYRVLLQPYEQLRGKSPVEAVFANNIHKVTSVVQDALR